From Osmerus mordax isolate fOsmMor3 chromosome 7, fOsmMor3.pri, whole genome shotgun sequence:
TTCTTATAACACGACCCCCTTTTCCCTTGTTGCAGATAAAAACTTTGAATTCAAACATAACAAGACCAAGACGAGTCGCGTCAATTGCAGATGTAAACCAGGATACCACTGCAACAGTAAAGACTGCTTAGTTTGTGTGCCCCATACAAAGTGTGAGCCAGGATCTGGAGTGGTTTCCAGAggtataaaacacacaaacacaacatacaGAAGGCATACAAACATACTATATATCCTGTCCTTTTCACACGAGGGCTCTTGCCATTGTTGGTCACATATCTGTGCCAAGTGTGGGTAGGAGAGTTCTCCCTAAAGCTTTTGTTCCATTTTCTCAGGTACTGACAGGGAAGACACCCAGTGTCAGGTCTGCCCACCAAACACATTCTCCAATGACACCTCCgcagtgagtgagtgtttgaAACACACAATGTGAGTATTTCACTTCACATCCATTCAATTTCAACATTGCCTGAATAGACTacatttactttcactcctgAGAATTATAGCTGGTATTAGAACCTTTCTTTGATTGGTAATCATTATCACAGCTCAACTAGTGGTTTCAGATTCTCTGTAAACTCTAAACGTATAAATCCTCTCCCAAAATCAACATTCCAGCTGTGGAGGAAATACTGAAACTGAAGGAACAAATGAATCTGACACCATCTGTGGTAAGTGTAAATTACAAATATAATCTAATAATACTTTTGACACTGAATCGTGCTGACTGTAGATGAGTGCTCTACTTACCGTAATGTATTGtggtgacctgttttagaactTGAGAATGGTTGATActgcattctgattctgagtacTATGGTTTGGTATCTTTTTGGTTTATTTGAggtgttttttgtttcttttactCAGCAGTTTCTCGTGTTAGTCCTTGGTTTATAGCTATTATAATAGTTGCCGGTGTCCTGGCCGTGGTGGTTTTTGGCATTCTCTTTTGGAAACATGGTATGTAATCCTTCTAAAAAAAAATAAGTATTCTTATGTGTTACTAGGCTCTTTTTGTAGTTCATGTTCTGTCCCTTTCATCTTTTAGCACCTGGACCAACAAAAGGAAAAGTGAAGGTAAGCATTGTGACAAGGATTCCTAGAAATGAAAACTCAGACACTTTTGATAAAACATTTGCCAATCAGAAACAATAGCTGACACTGCATTTTATTTTAGAAGTTCTTTGGGCTTTGTGGATGGACCTCGGTGTTTGAACCAATGCAGAAGGATAACCCAAGAAACATGGAGGCTGAAGAGTTTATAAATGTGACACCAGAAGAGCCTGGTCACCCAGAAAGAGAGTTTTCAGCACTAGAGATGATGGctgtggaggatgaggaagtAGGACAGcctggggaaactgagcagggACACCAGGTGGCCCAGGAGGATGGTAGAGTACAAATAATCACTCATCCTGTATCACAAATGAACTCACTCAATTAGCATTGCCATGGGCCATAAAACCCACCCTGATGTATTTTACCAAATAAACACAGCAAAATATGCAGTGTTTTATTGAACCACGAATGTGAGCTCAATTTCATATGTACAATGCAATCTTCGTGGATCAGTAAACTAAACTCAGCTCAGCCAGGAACACTTAGAATCTATTTAGAACCATCTACTAAGTAGATGCCAGTTTAGTGGCCAAACATTCATTCTCTGTGAAAGGTaattttttttgtatgtttttgtttttgtaaatatatattatacacTAGAGTTTCTGTAAAATTCCCATGTGCACTATTGTGAACTACAAATTATGTTACAGTAAACTGACAATTTTTGCATTAAAGTGTTTGTATAGAATGTAAAGAGGCCATATTTGTGTTAAAAAGGCATTTTCTATCCGTTATTTGCTGTGTGGGCTGTACCTTCTGTCACTTGCTCAGATTATCCACAATGGGGAGCTAGTGCTGCGTTGTTACAACATTGATGTTCTATCAGTGTTCATGAACAGCATTATCACAAAGTATAATGATGTCATCGTTATGCGACGGGTTCTTAGTAGGTTACATAATAAATGGGTTCAATATGATATGAATTCAGATGATGCATTCAACATAGCATAATACACGTTTGTCAAAATTGCCACATTGGAAATGTGTTGATGGtgtttgaagggggggggggggtgcttcgCATTTCTGCTTCTCTGACTCGGAGCTATTCTCATTATCACAAGATTAAATGGCAGGCCTACAATGACGCCAATTTAGACTCATGAGAATTTACATTGAAATGTGGGTGCTTGGTAGGGACAGGCAGGATGTCATCGCACTCCTGACTTCCTCTGCTCTCAAGCTGCTTGTTAGATCGACCTCACCTGGAATTTGATGCTTG
This genomic window contains:
- the cd40 gene encoding tumor necrosis factor receptor superfamily member 5 isoform X2, translating into MFGILIFFGTVLVASSDTSTCDPATQYPDGNDCCQMCGPGTKMKSIPVCEDAQCEPCPENEYQDAYTRDKVCQRQPYCDTNKNFEFKHNKTKTSRVNCRCKPGYHCNSKDCLVCVPHTKCEPGSGVVSRGTDREDTQCQVCPPNTFSNDTSAVSECLKHTICGGNTETEGTNESDTICAVSRVSPWFIAIIIVAGVLAVVVFGILFWKHAPGPTKGKVKKFFGLCGWTSVFEPMQKDNPRNMEAEEFINVTPEEPGHPEREFSALEMMAVEDEEVGQPGETEQGHQVAQEDGRVQIITHPVSQMNSLN
- the cd40 gene encoding tumor necrosis factor receptor superfamily member 5 isoform X3, with product MFGILIFFGTVLQVASSDTSTCDPATQYPDGNDCCQMCGPGTKMKSIPVCEDAQCEPCPENEYQDAYTRDKVCQRQPYCDTNKNFEFKHNKTKTSRVNCRCKPGYHCNSKDCLVCVPHTKCEPGSGVVSRGTDREDTQCQVCPPNTFSNDTSAVSECLKHTICGGNTETEGTNESDTICVSRVSPWFIAIIIVAGVLAVVVFGILFWKHAPGPTKGKVKKFFGLCGWTSVFEPMQKDNPRNMEAEEFINVTPEEPGHPEREFSALEMMAVEDEEVGQPGETEQGHQVAQEDGRVQIITHPVSQMNSLN
- the cd40 gene encoding tumor necrosis factor receptor superfamily member 5 isoform X1, which translates into the protein MFGILIFFGTVLQVASSDTSTCDPATQYPDGNDCCQMCGPGTKMKSIPVCEDAQCEPCPENEYQDAYTRDKVCQRQPYCDTNKNFEFKHNKTKTSRVNCRCKPGYHCNSKDCLVCVPHTKCEPGSGVVSRGTDREDTQCQVCPPNTFSNDTSAVSECLKHTICGGNTETEGTNESDTICAVSRVSPWFIAIIIVAGVLAVVVFGILFWKHAPGPTKGKVKKFFGLCGWTSVFEPMQKDNPRNMEAEEFINVTPEEPGHPEREFSALEMMAVEDEEVGQPGETEQGHQVAQEDGRVQIITHPVSQMNSLN